A window from Gossypium raimondii isolate GPD5lz chromosome 7, ASM2569854v1, whole genome shotgun sequence encodes these proteins:
- the LOC105803843 gene encoding serine/threonine protein phosphatase 2A 55 kDa regulatory subunit B beta isoform isoform X2 — protein sequence MINGGSETAVAPVGGSQPLDWKFSQVFGERTAGEEIQEVDIISAIEFNRNGDHLATGDRGGRVVLFERTDTQDHVGHRRDLEKMDYPINRHPEFRYKTEFQSHEPEFDYLKSLEIEEKINKIRWCQSSNGALFLLSTNDKTIKLWKVQEKKVKKVCNMNVDSTKAMGNGPIVGSSISTSSKQHIANGGCTSNDFSFPTGGFPSLHLPVVVTSHETNLMARCRRIYTHAHDYHINSISNNSDGETFISADDLRINLWNLEISSQSFNIVDVKPANMEDLTEVITSAEFHPTHCNMLAYSSSKGSIRLIDMRQSALCDTHSKLFEGQEAPGSRSFFTEIIASISDIKFAKDGRHILSRDYMTLKLWDINMDSGPVATFQVHEYLRPKLCDLYENDSIFDKFECCLSGNGLRVATGSYSNLFRVFGCSEGSTEATTLEASKNPMRRQGQATSRPSRSLGNLSGVVRRVKGADNSGVDANGNAFDFTSKLLHLAWHPTENSIACAASNSLYMYYA from the exons ATGATCAACGGCGGTTCCGAAACAGCCGTGGCTCCGGTGGGAGGATCGCAACCGCTTGACTGGAAGTTCTCTCAGGTGTTCGGAGAACGGACGGCCGGAGAGGAAATTCAGGAAG TTGATATCATATCTGCAATTGAATTCAATAGAAATGGCGATCACCTTGCTACCGGTGATCGTGGGGGTCGGGTGGTTTTGTTTGAAAGGACTGACACTCAAGAC CATGTTGGACATCGAAGAGATCTAGAGAAGATGGATTATCCAATCAATAGGCATCCTGAGTTTCGCTATAAAACAGAGTTTCAGAGCCACGAACCTGAG TTTGACTATCTGAAGAGCTTGGAAATTGAGgagaaaattaacaaaattaggTGGTGCCAGTCATCTAATGgtgctctttttcttttgtcgACAAATGACAAAACAATCAAGTTATGGAAG GTACAAGAGAAGAAAGTCAAAAAAGTATGTAACATGAACGTGGACTCAACCAAAGCCATGGGAAATGGTCCTATTGTTGGTTCAAGTATCTCAACAAGCTCCAAACAACACATTGCTAATGGAGGATGCACAAGCAATGACTTCTCATTCCCAACTGGGGGTTTCCCATCTTTGCATTTGCCTGTGGTA GTAACCAGTCATGAGACAAACCTTATGGCCAGATGTCGAAGAATATATACTCATGCTCATGACTATCATATCAATTCCATATCCAATAACAG TGATGGTGAAACTTTTATTTCGGCAGACGACCTGCGAATCAATCTTTGGAACCTGGAAATTAGCAGCCAAAGTTTTAACATTGTTGATGTGAAACCTGCAAACATGGAGGATTTGACTG AGGTGATAACTTCAGCAGAATTTCATCCTACACACTGTAATATGTTAGCATATAGTAGTTCTAAGGGTTCAATTCGTCTTATTGATATGCGACAATCTGCATTATGTGATACTCACAGCAAATT GTTTGAGGGACAAGAAGCTCCAGGTTCCAGGTCTTTCTTCACAGAGATCATAGCATCAATCTCCGACATTAAGTTTGCCAAAGATGGAAGGCATATACTAAGTCGTGACTATATGACCCTTAAG TTGTGGGACATAAATATGGATTCTGGTCCGGTTGCAACTTTCCAGGTTCATGAATATCTTAGACCTAAG CTTTGTGATCTGTATGAAAATGATTCCATCTTTGACAAATTTGAATGTTGTCTAAGTGGAAATGGACTTCGAGTGGCTACTGGTTCCTACAG CAATCTGTTTCGGGTGTTTGGTTGTTCTGAAGGTAGTACGGAAGCAACAACACTGGAAGCCAGCAAAAACCCCATGAG GAGACAAGGTCAGGCGACATCAAGGCCTTCAAGATCTCTTGGTAATCTCTCTGGTGTTGTCCGACGAG TGAAAGGAGCAGATAACTCGGGAGTTGATGCAAATGGAAATGCTTTTGATTTCACTTCGAAGCTGCTACACTTAGCATGGCATCCAACCGAGAACTCTATTGCCTGTGCTGCATCCAACAGTCTTTACATGTATTATGCATGA
- the LOC105803843 gene encoding serine/threonine protein phosphatase 2A 55 kDa regulatory subunit B beta isoform isoform X1 translates to MINGGSETAVAPVGGSQPLDWKFSQVFGERTAGEEIQEVDIISAIEFNRNGDHLATGDRGGRVVLFERTDTQDHVGHRRDLEKMDYPINRHPEFRYKTEFQSHEPEFDYLKSLEIEEKINKIRWCQSSNGALFLLSTNDKTIKLWKVQEKKVKKVCNMNVDSTKAMGNGPIVGSSISTSSKQHIANGGCTSNDFSFPTGGFPSLHLPVVVVVNPECLFVTSHETNLMARCRRIYTHAHDYHINSISNNSDGETFISADDLRINLWNLEISSQSFNIVDVKPANMEDLTEVITSAEFHPTHCNMLAYSSSKGSIRLIDMRQSALCDTHSKLFEGQEAPGSRSFFTEIIASISDIKFAKDGRHILSRDYMTLKLWDINMDSGPVATFQVHEYLRPKLCDLYENDSIFDKFECCLSGNGLRVATGSYSNLFRVFGCSEGSTEATTLEASKNPMRRQGQATSRPSRSLGNLSGVVRRVKGADNSGVDANGNAFDFTSKLLHLAWHPTENSIACAASNSLYMYYA, encoded by the exons ATGATCAACGGCGGTTCCGAAACAGCCGTGGCTCCGGTGGGAGGATCGCAACCGCTTGACTGGAAGTTCTCTCAGGTGTTCGGAGAACGGACGGCCGGAGAGGAAATTCAGGAAG TTGATATCATATCTGCAATTGAATTCAATAGAAATGGCGATCACCTTGCTACCGGTGATCGTGGGGGTCGGGTGGTTTTGTTTGAAAGGACTGACACTCAAGAC CATGTTGGACATCGAAGAGATCTAGAGAAGATGGATTATCCAATCAATAGGCATCCTGAGTTTCGCTATAAAACAGAGTTTCAGAGCCACGAACCTGAG TTTGACTATCTGAAGAGCTTGGAAATTGAGgagaaaattaacaaaattaggTGGTGCCAGTCATCTAATGgtgctctttttcttttgtcgACAAATGACAAAACAATCAAGTTATGGAAG GTACAAGAGAAGAAAGTCAAAAAAGTATGTAACATGAACGTGGACTCAACCAAAGCCATGGGAAATGGTCCTATTGTTGGTTCAAGTATCTCAACAAGCTCCAAACAACACATTGCTAATGGAGGATGCACAAGCAATGACTTCTCATTCCCAACTGGGGGTTTCCCATCTTTGCATTTGCCTGTGGTAGTTGTTGTGAATCCAGAATGCTTATTT GTAACCAGTCATGAGACAAACCTTATGGCCAGATGTCGAAGAATATATACTCATGCTCATGACTATCATATCAATTCCATATCCAATAACAG TGATGGTGAAACTTTTATTTCGGCAGACGACCTGCGAATCAATCTTTGGAACCTGGAAATTAGCAGCCAAAGTTTTAACATTGTTGATGTGAAACCTGCAAACATGGAGGATTTGACTG AGGTGATAACTTCAGCAGAATTTCATCCTACACACTGTAATATGTTAGCATATAGTAGTTCTAAGGGTTCAATTCGTCTTATTGATATGCGACAATCTGCATTATGTGATACTCACAGCAAATT GTTTGAGGGACAAGAAGCTCCAGGTTCCAGGTCTTTCTTCACAGAGATCATAGCATCAATCTCCGACATTAAGTTTGCCAAAGATGGAAGGCATATACTAAGTCGTGACTATATGACCCTTAAG TTGTGGGACATAAATATGGATTCTGGTCCGGTTGCAACTTTCCAGGTTCATGAATATCTTAGACCTAAG CTTTGTGATCTGTATGAAAATGATTCCATCTTTGACAAATTTGAATGTTGTCTAAGTGGAAATGGACTTCGAGTGGCTACTGGTTCCTACAG CAATCTGTTTCGGGTGTTTGGTTGTTCTGAAGGTAGTACGGAAGCAACAACACTGGAAGCCAGCAAAAACCCCATGAG GAGACAAGGTCAGGCGACATCAAGGCCTTCAAGATCTCTTGGTAATCTCTCTGGTGTTGTCCGACGAG TGAAAGGAGCAGATAACTCGGGAGTTGATGCAAATGGAAATGCTTTTGATTTCACTTCGAAGCTGCTACACTTAGCATGGCATCCAACCGAGAACTCTATTGCCTGTGCTGCATCCAACAGTCTTTACATGTATTATGCATGA
- the LOC105803843 gene encoding serine/threonine protein phosphatase 2A 55 kDa regulatory subunit B beta isoform isoform X3 yields MINGGSETAVAPVGGSQPLDWKFSQVFGERTAGEEIQEVDIISAIEFNRNGDHLATGDRGGRVVLFERTDTQDHVGHRRDLEKMDYPINRHPEFRYKTEFQSHEPEFDYLKSLEIEEKINKIRWCQSSNGALFLLSTNDKTIKLWKVQEKKVKKVCNMNVDSTKAMGNGPIVGSSISTSSKQHIANGGCTSNDFSFPTGGFPSLHLPVVTSHETNLMARCRRIYTHAHDYHINSISNNSDGETFISADDLRINLWNLEISSQSFNIVDVKPANMEDLTEVITSAEFHPTHCNMLAYSSSKGSIRLIDMRQSALCDTHSKLFEGQEAPGSRSFFTEIIASISDIKFAKDGRHILSRDYMTLKLWDINMDSGPVATFQVHEYLRPKLCDLYENDSIFDKFECCLSGNGLRVATGSYSNLFRVFGCSEGSTEATTLEASKNPMRRQGQATSRPSRSLGNLSGVVRRVKGADNSGVDANGNAFDFTSKLLHLAWHPTENSIACAASNSLYMYYA; encoded by the exons ATGATCAACGGCGGTTCCGAAACAGCCGTGGCTCCGGTGGGAGGATCGCAACCGCTTGACTGGAAGTTCTCTCAGGTGTTCGGAGAACGGACGGCCGGAGAGGAAATTCAGGAAG TTGATATCATATCTGCAATTGAATTCAATAGAAATGGCGATCACCTTGCTACCGGTGATCGTGGGGGTCGGGTGGTTTTGTTTGAAAGGACTGACACTCAAGAC CATGTTGGACATCGAAGAGATCTAGAGAAGATGGATTATCCAATCAATAGGCATCCTGAGTTTCGCTATAAAACAGAGTTTCAGAGCCACGAACCTGAG TTTGACTATCTGAAGAGCTTGGAAATTGAGgagaaaattaacaaaattaggTGGTGCCAGTCATCTAATGgtgctctttttcttttgtcgACAAATGACAAAACAATCAAGTTATGGAAG GTACAAGAGAAGAAAGTCAAAAAAGTATGTAACATGAACGTGGACTCAACCAAAGCCATGGGAAATGGTCCTATTGTTGGTTCAAGTATCTCAACAAGCTCCAAACAACACATTGCTAATGGAGGATGCACAAGCAATGACTTCTCATTCCCAACTGGGGGTTTCCCATCTTTGCATTTGCCTGTG GTAACCAGTCATGAGACAAACCTTATGGCCAGATGTCGAAGAATATATACTCATGCTCATGACTATCATATCAATTCCATATCCAATAACAG TGATGGTGAAACTTTTATTTCGGCAGACGACCTGCGAATCAATCTTTGGAACCTGGAAATTAGCAGCCAAAGTTTTAACATTGTTGATGTGAAACCTGCAAACATGGAGGATTTGACTG AGGTGATAACTTCAGCAGAATTTCATCCTACACACTGTAATATGTTAGCATATAGTAGTTCTAAGGGTTCAATTCGTCTTATTGATATGCGACAATCTGCATTATGTGATACTCACAGCAAATT GTTTGAGGGACAAGAAGCTCCAGGTTCCAGGTCTTTCTTCACAGAGATCATAGCATCAATCTCCGACATTAAGTTTGCCAAAGATGGAAGGCATATACTAAGTCGTGACTATATGACCCTTAAG TTGTGGGACATAAATATGGATTCTGGTCCGGTTGCAACTTTCCAGGTTCATGAATATCTTAGACCTAAG CTTTGTGATCTGTATGAAAATGATTCCATCTTTGACAAATTTGAATGTTGTCTAAGTGGAAATGGACTTCGAGTGGCTACTGGTTCCTACAG CAATCTGTTTCGGGTGTTTGGTTGTTCTGAAGGTAGTACGGAAGCAACAACACTGGAAGCCAGCAAAAACCCCATGAG GAGACAAGGTCAGGCGACATCAAGGCCTTCAAGATCTCTTGGTAATCTCTCTGGTGTTGTCCGACGAG TGAAAGGAGCAGATAACTCGGGAGTTGATGCAAATGGAAATGCTTTTGATTTCACTTCGAAGCTGCTACACTTAGCATGGCATCCAACCGAGAACTCTATTGCCTGTGCTGCATCCAACAGTCTTTACATGTATTATGCATGA